One Panicum virgatum strain AP13 chromosome 3N, P.virgatum_v5, whole genome shotgun sequence DNA segment encodes these proteins:
- the LOC120667798 gene encoding uncharacterized protein LOC120667798 yields the protein MHVLAAHPGPPLALLGGSLDHRDSNSITRELVVVAGRRAMDDAVLQIIEDAFGLARELMADLQATQQNDPAYLAGRCQRIAQAYLAASRMLGPHPHGADDLSPRALPPPHHPLGDGGSGSSHGHLQQLELLRPFLGGGGAPSSAPFQQHLGRLLEPSPFNTSTTSPDMFGAGTSGGPVRRQASSSRSSPPVQPRQHRMRRYVTHLRCACVDRRLAWAYVRVLALFVSFGGKQFKPGRTETLYHVIAWKEPANFPRTHLAWVFVLLWRRRPTTLQFPAQNCVPSHGRSKLIKITFC from the coding sequence ATGCACGTCCTTGCAGCCCACCCAGGCCCTCCACTCGCGCTGCTTGGGGGTAGTCTCGACCATCGGGATAGCAacagcatcacaagggagcttGTAGTAGTCGCTGGACGGCGGGCCATGGACGACGCGGTGTTGCAGATAATCGAAGATGCCTTCGGGCTCGCCCGGGAGCTCATGGCCGATCTCCAGGCGACCCAGCAGAACGACCCGGCGTACCTCGCCGGGCGCTGCCAGCGCATTGCCCAAGCCTACCTCGCGGCCAGCCGGATGCTGGGACCGCACCCGCACGGCGCGGACGACTTGTCCCCGCgggcactgccgccgccgcatcatCCCTTGGGCGATGGCGGCAGTGGAAGCAGCCACGGCCACCTCCAGCAGCTGGAGCTCCTCCGCCCGttcctcggtggcggcggcgcgccttcTTCAGCGCCGTTCCAGCAGCACCTCGGGCGCCTGCTGGAGCCATCGCCGTTCAACACTAGTACTACTTCCCCCGACATGTTCGGCGCGGGCACGTCGGGCGGGCCGGTGAGGCGGCAGGCGTCGTCGTcgcggtcgtcgccgccggtCCAGCCGCGGCAGCACAGGATGAGGAGGTACGTCACGCACCTGCGCTGCGCGTGCGTCGATCGCCGCCTAGCTTGGGCGTACGTTAGGGTCCTTGCCCTTTTCGTTAGTTTTGGCGGTAAACAGTTCAAACCCGGGCGAACGGAGACCCTTTACCACGTCATCGCATGGAAAGAGCCAGCGAATTTTCCACGCACGCACCTCGCCTGGGTATTTGTTCTCCTATGGCGACGGCGACCGACGACGCTTCAATTCCCGGCCCAAAACTGCGTGCCAAGTCATGGGAGGAGTAAACTAATCAAGATCACCTTTTGTTAA
- the LOC120665908 gene encoding probable WRKY transcription factor 14: MTMMVPVQRTGNTDLPPDDGYTWRKYGQKDILGSRYPRSYYRCTHKNYYGCEAKKKVQRLDDDPFMYEVTYCGNHTCLTSTMPLLTLPAPTTTAVSSAAASMLTNSPTSSSAAAILAGQDLVMAPAAEHPTPALSTAIQLGISWMPSTLISPSAGEGSSSAQMDVPAASGTRDTEFPVMDLADAMFNSGSSGGSSMDGIFPAHHHDQRDS, from the exons ATGACGATGATGGTACCGGTGCAGCGGACGGGCAACACGGATCTGCCACCGGACGATGGCTACACATGGCGCAAGTACGGCCAGAAGGATATCCTTGGCTCCAGATATCCAAG GAGCTACTACAGGTGCACCCACAAGAACTACTACGGTTGCGAGGCCAAGAAGAAGGTGCAGCGCCTGGACGACGACCCATTCATGTACGAGGTCACCTACTGCGGCAACCACACCTGCCTCACCTCCACGATGCCGCTCCTCACCCTCCCAGCCCCCACCACCACTGCcgtctccagcgccgccgccagcatgCTAACCAATTCCCCGACCAGCTCATCGGCGGCAGCGATCCTCGCCGGCCAGGACCTCGTCATGGCGCCCGCTGCTGAGCATCCTACGCCGGCGCTATCCACGGCCATCCAGCTCGGCATCAGCTGGATGCCGTCGACACTCATTAGCCCCAGCGCCGGCgaggggagcagcagcgcgCAGATGGACGTGCCGGCCGCCTCAGGGACTAGGGACACGGAGTTCCCGGTGATGGACCTCGCCGACGCCATGTTCAACTCCGGCAGCAGCGGAGGGAGCAGCATGGACGGCATCTTCCCTGCTCATCATCACGATCAACGTGATAGCTAG